The following DNA comes from Sphingorhabdus sp. M41.
GTTCATAAGCCATGGGGCAATTCCGGTCATTGCGATGAAAGCCTAGCGCCTTGTTGCGGACCAGACTGGCCATTTCGCTATCACCGCTGCGCGCCGCCCAATCGAGAAACAATCCAAAAGCAAAAGCGGACTGATTGTGGGTCCCCAGCCGGATCGGATAAGCCAGTTTCGGCAACCACTCCTTGATATTGCTCACGATTAAAGACTCCAGCGGCTCCAGTCGGGACAGCCAAGCCTTCGCCTGCTCGGCCTTGCCGTCTTTGCCATCTGCAATCTCGCTCAGTTCGGAGGTTAGCTGCAGGAACCACGCGATACCATAAGGGCGTTCGAATCCCTTGCGGTCGGCACCTTGGAAATAGGCTAATTCGCCGGCAATTTTTTCCGCCGTAAAATTCGCCGCAAGCGCCGCAGCTATTTCTTCGTCCATCTCGGGAACAAGGCCCTGCCCCCAAAGTCGCGTCAGTAACCAGTGTCCATGAACAGAACTATGCCAATCATAGCAGCCGTAAAAGACCGGCGTCAGTTTTGCCGGCTCCGCTACATCGACCGCGCTGTTCAAGACGTGGCTGATCTTGTTGGGATATTGCTTGTTGATGCAGTTGAGCGCAATCCGCGCATAAGCTTGTTCTGCCATGCGGGGTTGAAGACTATTTTCTGCCGGATCGGGCGCGGTGTTCCGGCGCTCGAACACATCGCGATCTTGATTCGATTGGTCTTCTTCCTCCGCGACAGAGCAACCAGTCAATATTGCGATCATCAGCGCGATCAGGCCTGTTCGATAGATCATGCAACCCCCTCAAAAGATCATTTACCAATAGATACGAATTGACCCCTTGGCAAAAGACTATAGGGCAAAAAATCTCTTCCGTCATTGCCAGTTCCGGCCAGGCGAATTGCAGTGGAACAGATAATATCGCGACGCAACCCGCCATATTCCTAACCGGCAGCCCTCTTCGACATATAGCGACCATGTCACTGACCGCCAGCATCGGTCTGCTGACCATGTTCGTTGTCGACTTTGCCGATCTGTTTTATATCGCTCAGCTCGCTGACAGTTCACTGACTGCTGCTATGGGCTTTGCCGCGACGATCCTGTTTTTCGCGACCGCATTCCATATTGGCCTGATGATCGCAACCAGTGCGCTTGCCGCTCGCCATATCGGCCAGGGCGATCCGGACAGGGCCAGACGGTATCTGACCAATATTCTGGTGCTGAGCACGATGCTCATGGTGCCATTGGCAATCCTGTTTTTCATTTTCGCGCCCGATATTCTGCATCTTGCGGGTGCCGATGGCACTGCGAACCAGGCCGCAACCGGCTATATCCGGATCGTCGCACCCTTCATGCCATTCAGTGTTGCAGCCATGGTCTGTTCGGGCTTCCTGCGGGCCCATGGTGCAGCCCGGCGCGCAATGAACGTGACCCTTAGCATGGGCATCACCAATGCCATTCTCGATCCGATCTTCATTTTTGGGCTCGACTGGGGAATAAATGGCGCAGCGGTTGCAAGCGCGTGCGCCGCTGTTGTTTCTGCGATGTTCGCAATCTCCCCGATCATCAAGAGCTATGGCGGGTTTGACCGTTTTTCCCTACCCAGTTTCCGCAAGGACATTCCTCCGATCATGACGATCCTGATCCCTGCGATCCTGACCAATGTCGCTACACCGATCGGCGGTTTCATTTCCTACCGCTTCGTCGCCGATTATTCCGATGATGTGATTGCCGGCTTCGCGGTTGTTGGCCGGGTTGTGCCCGTTGCATTCTGTCTTATGTTCTCCCTTTCCGGCGCCATTGGCCCCATCATCGGCCAGAATTTTGGCGCTGAGCAATTTGACCGGGTGCGCACAACGATCAAGCAGGCGACCATATTCGCCTTGATCTACACGTTGATCATCTGGCCTATCCTGTATCTCTTCAGCGGACCGATCAGCGACGCATTTCATCTGCAGGGTGAAGGGCGCCACGTTTTTTGGCTGTTTGCCGCATTGTTGACTCCGCTATTTTTCTTCAATGGCATGCTGTTCATAGGCAATGCCGCCTGTAACAACCTGGGTCACCCAAACTGGTCAACCGTGATGAACTGGCTGCGCAATACGCTCGGCCTTCTCCCCTTTCTCTGGCTCGGTCGCGAATTTTACGGACTGGACGGGATCGTTGTTGCCCCGGCCTTTGGTGGCGTAATTTTCGGCATAGCGGGTTATATGGTTGCACAATATCTGGTGAACATGAGAGAACAACGGGCTATGTTAACCCGTTAACTTGCCAGAATATCGCGTCCCATGATGGAACAGCATGTTTTTGTTCCGCGCAGTGCGCTCAAAAATAGTCTATATCCCGCCTCCTCTGCCCGCTTGGGCCCAATCAGGTAATTTGATAACCCGTGCGAGTCCCACCGCCCTATGTCCCGCGCCTTAGCGATAACATTCCAAACTATGGACAGAGTGATTGGGCACCGGAATCGTCAATCACGGCTAACGAGAATTCAGACAAAACGGCAACCGGCTGTTCCGATACGGACTCCGAGCACCCGTCCGAGCAAACACAGCTTCGATCCTTCGCGAAACTGACGATTCGCGAACGCATGTTGACGGCGTTTTTTCTGCTCAGCCTAGTCTTGATTCCAGCAGCCATGCCGCAGTCGAGCGTCGATGCTCAGCAGGTCAATCCCAGTGATCCGGGATTGCAATCGGTCGAACGTGCAGAAGAGAATTTTGCCGGTTCCGCCTTTTATTTCATCGACCCCAATTATGCGGTCCCGCAAAATGACGGCGGTTTCGGCATCGATCCTCTGGGGACACCGGGGAGCGGATCGATTGGCAGCTTGCCGGGAGGGTCCGGCAACCAAGCCGATCAAATCTCTCCGGCACATCTCATCCAGCAAATCGCCTTTCGCGGTTCCGCCATGGACAATAGCCGAGCGCAGCATTGTCTGGCCCAGGCGATCTATTATGAAGCAGGAATGGAGCCCGATGCCGGCCAACGCGCCGTCGCGCAGGTGATTCTGAACCGCGTTCGCCATCCCAGCTATCCTGACACGGTATGCGGCGTGATCTATCAGGGTAGCGAACGGACGACGGGTTGCCAGTTCACCTATACATGCGATGGTTCGCTGCGGCGCAAGCCTGCTCGATTTCACTGGGAACGGGCGAGGAAGGTCGCTGCCGAGGCATTGGCCGGAAAAAGCTACACCACGGTCGGCACTGCCACTCATTATCACGCTAGCTATGTCTATCCCTATTGGGCACCGAGCCTGCGGTTCCTCGGGACGCTGGGCGCACATCGTTTCTACAGCTGGAAGGGCAATGCCGGAAAGGCCAGTGCCTTTAGCCAAAGATATAGCGGCGGCGAGCCCTTACCCGTCCCGAAACCACGCCGCTATGACGTGGCTAGCAATGACGCCAGGGCAGCCTCGCTAGATCCGATTGCGCTGGAACAAGCCTTTGAAGCAGGCCGAATCAAGGCCGCAGCCGAAGCAGCCCTATCTGAGAAGACGGCCGCTATGGCGGAAGACAATGCCCGCCGGCACGATCGAACTGCTCCGGCGCTGGGTATAAATGCTTCCCCCGTCTATCAGGCCCCCAATTACAGCACCGAGGCCAAGGCCAAAGGTGGTGACGAGGCTTTCGCCGGACAAAACCTGCCCGATGTCAGCCGGATCAAACCCGAATTTCGCAACAGCGGTACCTGGAAGAAAAAACCCTGAGCCTGGCCTGAAGCGCTAGTTTCCCGATGGTTTCGCTGGCAACCAACAATGGGTTTTCCTTGCCATCGCTCTTGACTCCCGCCTAAAGGCTCTCGATTTTATAGGAAACGGAACGGAGCGCTCTGATGGCGACGAATTGGACGGCAAATAGCTGGCGGGATTTTAAGGGGCTGCACATGCCCCAATATCCCGACGCTGCCAAACTGGCGGAAACCGAGGAACTGCTTGGCAGTTACCCGCCACTGGTCTTTGCCGGTGAAGCACGCAGCCTCAAGCAGGATCTGGCCGAAGTTGCCGCAGGCAAGGCATTCTTGCTGCAAGGCGGCGATTGCGCTGAAAGCTTCGCGGAATTTCATCCGAACAATATCCGCGATACTTTCCGCGTCATTCTTCAGATGGCGGTCGTGCTGACTTATGCGTCGAAACTGCCGGTGGTCAAACTCGGTCGCATGGCGGGCCAGTTTGCAAAGCCGCGTTCCTCCGATGTCGAAGTGCAAGATGGTGTCGAATTGCCCAGCTATCGGGGTGACATCATCAACGGGATCGAATTTGACAGCAATATCCGCGATCCGGATCCAGAGCGGATGGTCCGCGCCTATAATCAGGCAGCAGCCACCCTCAACCTGCTTCGCGCCTTCTCGACCGGTGGCTATGCCAACCTCAAGCAGGTGCACGGCTGGACCCATGATTTCATGGCGCGCAGCCCGTGGGCGAAGAAGTTCGAGGAAATGGCCGACCGGATCGGCGAAGCGCTGGCTTTCATGGAAGCTTGCGGGATCAATCCGGACACCGTGCCGCAATTGAAAGCTACGTCCTTCTACACCAGCCATGAAGCACTGTTGTTGCCCTATGAGCAGTGCCTGACCCGCCAGGATAGCCTGACCGGTGACTGGTATGATACCAGTGCACACTTCCTGTGGATTGGCGACCGGACGCGGTTCGAGGGCTCTGCCCATGTCGAATTTCTGCGTGGCATTGGCAATCCGATCGGACTGAAATGCGGCCCCTCTCTGACACCCGACGCGCTGTTGAAAATGCTCGACACGCTCAATCCTGCACGCGAACCAGGGCGGATCACGCTGATTACGCGCTTTGGTCATGACAAGATCGAAAGCGGCCTGCCGCCGCTGGTCCGAGCGGTAAAACAGTCAGGCCATCCGGTCATCTGGTCCTGCGATCCGATGCACGGCAATGTGATCAAGGCAGAGAGCGGCTACAAGACACGGCCGTTCGATCGTATTCTGAGCGAAGTGCGCGGCTTTTTCGCCGTTCACCGGGCAGAAGGCACGTTTGCAGGCGGTATCCATTGCGAAATGACGGGGCAGAATGTTACCGAATGTACGGGTGGCGGCGTAGCCATCACCGATGCATCGCTCGGCGATCGCTATCACACCCATTGCGACCCTCGCCTCAACGCTGCGCAGTCTCTGGAACTTGCCTTCCTGCTGGCAGAAATGCTCAATCAGGAATTGTCCGAACGTTCGCGGGAAGCCGCCTGATCATGGTAGGCAAGACAAAACCCGAACGGATGCGTCCAGAAGATTATGCGCCGGGAGAATCGCCGATGCGTAGAGGTGTCACCTACGTTCGCAAGGAAATCGTAAGCAAAGGTGTCGGATTTGGCAGCGCGCTGGCCATTGCCATCAGCTTCACCACGCACAAGTCAATTCTCTGGGCGATCATCCATGGGTTTTTCTCCTGGGCCTATGTGGTCTACTACGCACTGACTCGATAAGTCCGATCACGAAAAACCAATTCGCGTGACTTTTCCTGACCGGCTGCCTATCAAAGCCTATTGATAAATCGGCTGGAGACCGTGATGATCCGATCACTCTCATGGATATTGGCAGGCGCAATAATGGTTTCCGGTTGTGCTGGCCCGATAGAAACCCGTGTCCAGACGCATCAGGTGATAAGCGCTCCTGACCAAAAGCAGTTTAGCGTGTGGCGAATAGATGCTGTGGACAATGCTGATCTGGCGCTGGCCCGGAATATGGTCGCGGAATCGCTAGGCGAGCGAGGCTATCAGTCGTCTCCGGAGGCCTCGATTTTGGTCCACGTCGCGCTCTCGGATCGACCAGCCGATATTGCGATAGACGCTGGCGACAAGGATACCGAACGGTCAATTGCCGCCGCCAAACGACAGAAACGCTTTCAGTCCTGCAAGGATCGCGAACATCGGTTGACGGTCAGCCTCTTTGATCAGCTGCGCGGCGCCAAGCTATATTCGGGAAGCGCTGCAGAATATCATTGCAATGGCACGATAGCGCAGTCTTTGCCGTTTCTGGTCGATTCAGCCCTGTCGGGACTGGACCGCGATCCAACCGATAGCCCGCGCACTGAAATCCGTACCCGTCAGGGCATTGAATGAGTCAGCCGGCCTGATCCTCGAGCTCGGGAGCCAAGGGTAACAGCACAGTGAAACAGGCGCCACTATCGCGGCTGTTCTCCCCGCGGATGTGACCGCCATGCCGCTCCATCACCTTGGCAACAAAATTCAGCCCCAGCCCTGCACCTTTTATCGATGATTGCGCCATGCTGTCATCGCTAGCGAAACGCTCGAACAACTGGTCCAGCATCTCGGGCGAAATGCCTTTACCCTGATCGGCAATCGCGACAGAGACAAAGGGCTGCCCATCCAGTCCGGTCACCCGGATCCTTATGGTCACGACCCCGCCATCCGGGCTGTATTTGATCGCATTGTCGATCAG
Coding sequences within:
- a CDS encoding DUF2891 domain-containing protein, translating into MIYRTGLIALMIAILTGCSVAEEEDQSNQDRDVFERRNTAPDPAENSLQPRMAEQAYARIALNCINKQYPNKISHVLNSAVDVAEPAKLTPVFYGCYDWHSSVHGHWLLTRLWGQGLVPEMDEEIAAALAANFTAEKIAGELAYFQGADRKGFERPYGIAWFLQLTSELSEIADGKDGKAEQAKAWLSRLEPLESLIVSNIKEWLPKLAYPIRLGTHNQSAFAFGLFLDWAARSGDSEMASLVRNKALGFHRNDRNCPMAYEPSGEDFLSSCLMVADLMRRVMDGSEYTTWLSDFLPAIPTDGSDDWLEVGIVNDPTDGKLVHLDGLNLSRAWALEGMASALSTDDPRRASLLASASLHGNSGEQSVRTPHYSGSHWLASFATYWRTKRGINKKEGNSVS
- a CDS encoding MATE family efflux transporter, translated to MSLTASIGLLTMFVVDFADLFYIAQLADSSLTAAMGFAATILFFATAFHIGLMIATSALAARHIGQGDPDRARRYLTNILVLSTMLMVPLAILFFIFAPDILHLAGADGTANQAATGYIRIVAPFMPFSVAAMVCSGFLRAHGAARRAMNVTLSMGITNAILDPIFIFGLDWGINGAAVASACAAVVSAMFAISPIIKSYGGFDRFSLPSFRKDIPPIMTILIPAILTNVATPIGGFISYRFVADYSDDVIAGFAVVGRVVPVAFCLMFSLSGAIGPIIGQNFGAEQFDRVRTTIKQATIFALIYTLIIWPILYLFSGPISDAFHLQGEGRHVFWLFAALLTPLFFFNGMLFIGNAACNNLGHPNWSTVMNWLRNTLGLLPFLWLGREFYGLDGIVVAPAFGGVIFGIAGYMVAQYLVNMREQRAMLTR
- a CDS encoding cell wall hydrolase; the encoded protein is MLTAFFLLSLVLIPAAMPQSSVDAQQVNPSDPGLQSVERAEENFAGSAFYFIDPNYAVPQNDGGFGIDPLGTPGSGSIGSLPGGSGNQADQISPAHLIQQIAFRGSAMDNSRAQHCLAQAIYYEAGMEPDAGQRAVAQVILNRVRHPSYPDTVCGVIYQGSERTTGCQFTYTCDGSLRRKPARFHWERARKVAAEALAGKSYTTVGTATHYHASYVYPYWAPSLRFLGTLGAHRFYSWKGNAGKASAFSQRYSGGEPLPVPKPRRYDVASNDARAASLDPIALEQAFEAGRIKAAAEAALSEKTAAMAEDNARRHDRTAPALGINASPVYQAPNYSTEAKAKGGDEAFAGQNLPDVSRIKPEFRNSGTWKKKP
- a CDS encoding class II 3-deoxy-7-phosphoheptulonate synthase; this translates as MATNWTANSWRDFKGLHMPQYPDAAKLAETEELLGSYPPLVFAGEARSLKQDLAEVAAGKAFLLQGGDCAESFAEFHPNNIRDTFRVILQMAVVLTYASKLPVVKLGRMAGQFAKPRSSDVEVQDGVELPSYRGDIINGIEFDSNIRDPDPERMVRAYNQAAATLNLLRAFSTGGYANLKQVHGWTHDFMARSPWAKKFEEMADRIGEALAFMEACGINPDTVPQLKATSFYTSHEALLLPYEQCLTRQDSLTGDWYDTSAHFLWIGDRTRFEGSAHVEFLRGIGNPIGLKCGPSLTPDALLKMLDTLNPAREPGRITLITRFGHDKIESGLPPLVRAVKQSGHPVIWSCDPMHGNVIKAESGYKTRPFDRILSEVRGFFAVHRAEGTFAGGIHCEMTGQNVTECTGGGVAITDASLGDRYHTHCDPRLNAAQSLELAFLLAEMLNQELSERSREAA